GACAGCAATTCCGGCGCGCCCTCCAACTGTCGCTGCCAATAGCCGAGCTGACCTGCTATCAGGCTGTCCGGGTCTTCCTCACTGCCCAGGTGCTCGTACTGCCACAAAGCGTAGTCCGCATACTGCACCGGCAACGGCACCCAATCCGGCACACCACCAGCCGACCGGGCGCGGTAAGCATCACACAAGTCCCGCCACAACGGCCGCAAAGACCAGCCATCCGCCGCAATATGGTGCACCACCAGCACCAACACCCGCTCACACCCCGACACCACCAACAAACCCGCCCGAACCGGCAACTCACCACCCAGATCAAACCGGTACCGCACCAGCCCAGCTATCTCCTCATCCAGCCCATCCCGGCCCACATGAGAAACGGCCATGCCGCCCCACACAGCACCAAGCTCATCGACCGGCACCACCTTCTGACACGGCACCCCGTCAACCTCGTCGAAAACGGTGCGCAAACTCTCATGCCGGGCGACCACATCACCCAACGCCGCCCCCAGCGCCCCCTCATCAACAGCACCCTCCAACCGCACCACCAACGGAATGTTGTACGTCGCCGACGGCCCCTCCAACCGATGCAAAAACCACAACCGACGCTGCGCAAAAGACAACGGCAACCGCCCCGGCCGCACCACCGCAACCACACCACCCCGCGCACCCCTCGCACCCTCCACCCTCCCCGCCAACAAACCCGGCGACGGAGCATCAAACACCGCACTCACACCAAGCTCAACACCCAAAACACCCCGCACCCGCGACACCAAACGCGTCGCCAACAAAGAATGACCACCCAAATCAAAAAACCCATCACCAACCCCCACCCCCTCCACACCCAACACCTCACCAAACAACTCACACAAACAAGCCTCAACCGCCGTACACGGACCCCGATCGCCGACAGATGCCGTGAACTCCGGCCTGGGAAGAGCCTTCCGGTCCAACTTCCCATTCACCGTCACCGGCAGACGGTCCAACTCCACGACCACAGACGGCACCATGAACTCCGGCAACCGCCCACGCACAAACCCGCGAACCTCCCCCTCCCCCACATCCGCACCCACCACATACGCCACCAGCCCACGCCCGCCCGGCAGATCATCACGCACCACCACCGCCGCCTGCCCCACCCCCGGACAAGCCCCCACCACACGCTCAACCTCACCAAGCTCGATCCGGAAACCCCGCACCTTCACCTGATCATCGGCACGCCCCACAAACTCCAGCACACCACCCCGACCCCACCGCACCAGATCACCCGTCCGGTACAACCGCCCACCCACACCACCGAACGGGTCCGCCACGAACCGCTCCGCACTCAACCCCGCACGACCCCAATAACCCCGCGCCAGACCCACACCCCCCACATACAACTCACCCACCACACCAACAGGCACCACACCCAACGAACCATCCAGAACATAGGCACACATGTTGTCCGTGGCCCGCCCGATCGGGACGGTGTTCCCGATCGAGGCCGCGGTCCTGACCTCGTGATACGTGCAGAACGCGGTTGCTTCGGTCGGGCCGTAGACGTGCACGAATGTGGTGTCCGGACAGGTCTCGACCGCGCGCCGGAACGCTGGTGCCGACACCGCCTCGCCACCGGTCCACACCTCGCGCAGGGCAGAGAACAGGTCGACTCGCTCGTCGACTAGATGGTTGAACAAAGCCGTGGTGAAGAAGGCGTGCGTCACCCGCTCGCGCGCGATGGTCGACCGCAATGCGTCCAGGTCGAGCTCGTCCGTCGGGGCCAGCACCAATCGCCCGCCGTGGAGCAGCGGAACCCACATCTCGTAGACCGACGCGTCGAAGGCGAGCGTCGAGTGAACCAGCACGCGCGCATCGGCGTAGCCGGCGAACGCACGGTCCCCGGCCAGCTCGACGATGCCTTCGTGCGTGACCGCGACGCCTTTCGGTGTGCCCGAGGAGCCAGAGGTGTAGATGATGTAGGCGGGTTGCTCGGCGTGCAGTCCGTGACCGCGTTCCTCGTCGGTGAGGTGCGCCGTTGGCCGGGCGGAGATCTGCTGCCGCACCTCCGGTGAGTCGAGCTCGACGATCGGCGTGTCGCCGACCTCGACCGCAGGCCGTAGGGCCTTCGTGGTGAGCACCAGCGCGGGCTTCGCGTCGCTCAGTATCAGCCGGACCCGTTCAGCGGGGTTGCCGGTATCGATCGGCAGGTACGCGCCACCGGCTTTCAGCACGGCCAGGACCGCGACGGTCACGTCCGCCGAGCGGGGCAGTGCGAGCCCGACCACACATTCCGGGCCGACGCCCGCCGCCACCAGCAGACGGGCGAGCTGGTTGGAGCGGGCGTCGAGGTCGGCGTACGTCAGTTCCTCGCTCCCGGACACCACCGCGACCGCCCCGGGCCGGCGAGCCACCTGCCGGCCGAACAGCACCGGCACCGGGGCCGACGGCGCCGTCACCACGGCCTCGTTCAACCCCAGCAGTCGCGCCCGCTCGGCGTCGGTCGCCGGGTCGATGTTGCCCACAGGACGCTCCGGACGCGTGCACATCGCCTCCAGAAGGCATTCCAACCGTCCGAGCAGCGATTCCGTCAAGGGCTGGTCGAACATCTGCGGGTCGTGGTCCAGCCGGAGCCGCATCCGCTCTCCCGGGAACACAACGAGACCCAACGGGTAGTGCGAACCGTCGTGGCCCGCGATATCGGTGACCCGCAACTCGCTGCCGTTCGGCGTGATCCTCGCCGTGTCCAGCGGGTAGTTCTCGATGACGACCAGGGAATCGAAGAGCTTCCCGTGCCCGCTCAGCCGGTGCACGTCCACGAGGCCGAGGTGCTGGTGATCGGCCAGCGCGGCCTGTTCGTCGCGGAAGCGGCGGAGCAACTCGACCACCGGTTCGCCCGGGTCCAGCCGGAGCCTGACGGGCACTGTGTTGATGAACAGCCCCACCATCGATTCCACCCCGGGCAGGTGAGGTGGGCGCCCGGCCACGGTGAGGCCGAACACGACGTCGGAGCGGCTGGTCAGCGACCGGAGGAGGAGGCCCCAGGCGGCCTGCAACAGGGTGCCTGGGGTCAGCTCCTGGCTGCGTGCGAAGCTCCGCACCTGCGCGGTGAGTTCCGCGGAGAGCTCCAGGGTCGTCTGTTCACGGTGCTTCGTCGCGGCCGGTCCCACCACCGAGGCGAGCAGTGTCGGCTCGCTCAGCCCCTCCAGGGCGCGCTGCCAGGCGTGCTCGGCTGCCTGCCGGTCCTGGGCACCGAGCCATGCCAGGTGTTCCCGGTACGGCGTGACCCGCGGGAGTCCGCCGTCCGCACCGCCGTCCCGGTAGAGCTGGAACAGCTCGCGGAGGAGGACGCCGTACGACCAGCCGTCCATCACGATGTGGTGGTTGGTCAGCACCAGCAGGTGCCGTTGTGGCGCGAGCCGGACCAGGGCGAACCGAAGCAGCGGTGGGTCGGCCGGGTCGAACCCGGACTCCCGCTGTGCGGCCAGCAGTCGCTCGCGCTCGGCCCGCTGGTCGGCTCGGGCGCGGCCCTGGAGGTCGAGTTCCACCCACGCCAGCGGCACCGAGCGGGGGATGATCTGGACAGGGGCGTCCAGGTCGTCGGACAGGAAGGCGGCGTTCAGGTTCGGGTGGCGGCGCAGGAGTGCTTCGGCTGCGGTACGCAGCTCGGTGGCGCGCACCGGTCCCGCCAGCTCCAGTACGACCTGGGAGACGTACTCGTCCGGGCTGCTCTCCTCGTGGAGGGCGTGGAAGAGCAGGCCCTGCTGGAGCGGGGTCAGCGGCAGTACGTCGATGATGCCGGACTGCTTCGTCACGGCCTCCTCCACTTCGCCTCAAGCCGGTCGACCTGTTCCTGGGTGAGTGGAACCAGGCCGAAATCGGACGGTGTGTGACCGCCGGCACCGGGTCGGTCGATCGATGCCGTGATGCCGCGGAGCACGTCGAACCAGGTCTCCGCGAGCGCGGTGACCGCCTCCCCGGCGTGTGGGGACCGCCAGGACCAGGTGGCGACCAGCCGTGGTCCCCGGGGTGTCGCGAGCACGGCCGCGTTGAGGTCGATCAGGTGGATCGGCGGCATCCCTGGCCCGTTCCTGGTCGCGACCCTCAGGGTGTGCCCCGCGCGGTCCGCGAGCGGGGTCCAGGGGGCGCCTTCGGCGTCGTCGGCCACCGGGAGCCTGCCCAGGTAGTTGAAGCCGATCTCCGGGGTGGGCAGGTGGGACAGTTCTCCGGCGGTGTCCGGGTTGAGGTAGCGCAGCAGCCCGTATCCGAGTCCCTGTCCGGGGACGGCCCGGATCTCCTCCTTCAGGTGCTGAACGGTGCGCCGCAGTTCCGGGCCGCCCTGCCGGACGTCGCCGGGGTCCACCGGACCGGGGGTGAGCCGCACCGGGTACATGGTGGTGAACCAGCCGACTGCGCCGGACAGGTCCAGGACTCCGGCGAGTTCGTGATGCCTCCCGTGGCCTTCGACCTCGACCACCACCGGCCGGCCCGGCCGGCCCCTGTGCTGCCGCCACTGCTCGACGGCAGTGCCCAACGCGGCCAGCAGCACCTCGTGGGTGTCGGCGTGGTATGCGGCGGCCATCCGCCGCAGCAGCGGCTCGGTGTCCGCGACGGGGAGCTCCACGGTCAGTTCACCGAATCCGTGCTGCGGCGCCTCGGCGGCTTGCGTGTGCTCGGGCCCGGCGTCCGCCAGGCTGTTCTTCCAGTGGTCGAGCTCGGCGATCCGGTCCGGGCGGCGGGCTTCGGCGGCGAGGATCCGCGCCCAACGGCGCAGGTACGTGCCGCGCGGCGGAAGCTCCGCTGTGCGGCCAGCGGCGACGGCCTGCCACGCGGTGGCCAGGTCCGCCAGCAGGATGGGCCAGGACACCGCGTCGACGGCCAGGTGGTGGATCACCAGCAGCAGCCGCCCCGCTCGTCCGGGTCCGGCGTCGAGGAACACGGCCTGCCAGACCTTCCCGGATGCCGGATCCAGGCGCTGCCGGGCGGCCTCGAAGTGCTCCTCCGCCGTGGTGTGCGACTTCTCGTCGGAGAGGCCGCCCACCTCCTCCACGCAGGTCACCTGCTCCGCGATGTCCTGCTGCCCGGCGGGCACCACCCGCGGACCGGTGTCGTCCGCGCTCCAGCTCAGGCGCAGTGCGTCGTGCCGCTCCCGCAGGATGTCCAGGGCGGCGGTCAGGCCCGCCCTGTCGACGGCGGCCGGCAGCGTCAGCAGCATGGCCTGACACAGTCCCTCGAACCTCTGGCCCGCGCCTCGGAACCACTCCACGATCGGCGTCGGCCCGAGGGGGCCGACGCCGTCGTCGTCACCCGGTTCGGTCCCGGTGTGCTCGGCGGCGACCGCGGCGATGCCCGCAACGTCCCGGTGCGTCAGCACGTCCTGCGGTGTGAACGTGATCCCGGCCGCCTGGGCCCGGCTCACCAGCTGAATGGTGGTGATGCTGTCCCCGCCGAGGTCGAAGAAGCTGTCACCGATCCCCACATCCGGCACGCCGAGCAGCTCACCGAACAGCTCGCACAGCGTTTCCTCCGTCCGGGTCCGCGGCGGGCGGGCCGAGGCGGTGCCCGAGAACCGCGGCGCGGGCAGGGCCCGGCGGTCCAGTTTGCCGTTGGCGGTGAGCGGCAGCGTGTCGACGGGCACGAACGCCGCGGGCACCAGGTGATCCGGCAGCCGGCTGCGCACGGCCTCCCGCAGCTCGCCGGTGTCGAGCGCTCCGGCCGCTTCGGGCACCACGTACCCGACGAGGAGCCTGTCCCCGGACTCGTCGTCGTACGGGGCGACAGCGGCGCCCGCGACGCCCTCGAGCCTGGTCAGGACGCTTGCGACCTCGCCCGGTTCGATCCGGAAGCCGCGGATCTTCAGCTGGTCGTCGGCTCTGCCGACGTACTCCAGGCAGCCGGGCCCGCCCCACCGGACGAGGTCCCCGGTGCGGTACAGCCGCCCGCCCGCATGTCCGCCCGTGCCGAAGGGATCGGCCACGAACCGTTCGGCGGTCAGCCCCGCCCGTCGCCAATAGCCCCGTGCCACCCCGAGACCGCCGAGGTACAACTCGCCGACCGCGCCCTGCGGCACGAGACGCAGGCGGTCATCCAGCACGTACGCGTGGGTGTTGTCGACCGGCCGGCCGACCGGCGCCCCGCCGCCGTCCGCGTTCGCCGCACCGCACCAGCCCGCCGTCGCGTACACGGTCGCTTCGGTGGGTCCGTACGCGTTCATCACCCGGCCTCCCGGGAACGCCGTCTCCAGAGCGTCCACCACACGGGTCGGCAGCGCCTCACCCGCGCATACGACGACGCCCGAGAACTCCGTGGTCCGCACCGCGGCGGCCACCTGGGCCAGCACCGAGGGGACTCCGCTGATCGCACTCGGCGCCGGTCCGGTGGACAGCCGCTCCACCAGGGCCAGGCCGTCTCGCACGACCTCGGCGCACCCGCCGCACGCCAGCGGCGCGAGCAGCTCGAACACCGACACGTCGAAGCTCAAGGACGTGGAGACGAGCACCCGGCCGAGATCGCGCTCACCGAGCGTACGAACTGCCCAGGACAGCAGATTCACCGCGTTCACGTGCGGCACCACCACCCCCTTCGGGGTGCCGGTCGAGCCCGAGGTGTAGATCACGTAGGCGGGATGTGTTCCGTGCGGCGGCCGTCGCTCTTCTTCGCCGAGCTCCGAGCTCGGCTGTTCGGCGAGGCTGCGGCCCACCTCGCCGCTGTCGAGCACCACGACGTCGACGGTGCTGTCCTCGACGCACCCGGCGGTCTCGGAGGTGGCCAGCAGCAAGGCCGGCTCCGCGTCGGCGAGCATGAACGCAACGCGATGAGCGGGGTAACCAGGGTCGATCGGCAGATACGCACCGCCGGCCTTCAGTACCGCGAGCACCGCGACGACCATGTCCTCCGTGCGGGGCAGCACCAGGCCCACCACCCGTTCGGGACCGACCCCGCGCCGCACCAGATGACGCGCCAGCCGGTTCGCCCGCGTGTGCAGTTCCTCATAGGTGAGGCTGGATTCCCCGCACACCACGGCGACCCGCTCCGGGGTCCGCGCCGCCTGGGCTGCCAGCACCTCGGGCAGTGTGTCGGAGGTCAGCTCGGCTGCCGCGCCCTTCCATCCCTCCAGCAGCCTGCCGCGCTCCGCGGCTCCCAGTACGTCCACCTCGCCGACCGCGACGTCGAGATCGGTGACCAGCGTGTCCAGCAGTGCGAGGAACCGGTCCTGGTGGATGCGCAGTTCCTCGTCGCTGTAGCAGTCCGGGTTCCCGTTGAAGTCGAGCCGGACGGCG
This sequence is a window from Streptomyces sp. NBC_01775. Protein-coding genes within it:
- a CDS encoding non-ribosomal peptide synthetase, giving the protein MERSAEGSAFPLSDAQREIWLAQRFNPESLHFRVGQYVDLDGPLDAARFEAAVRDTVAEADTLHCRVHEVDGVARQTVEPGADWDFPVLDLSTEADPHAAAERWMYDDLAVPMDLTRDRLFSNALLKLGPNRFYWYQGWHHLVVDAAGGLLLAQRTAHRYKSALAGLSPGPSPFSSLRELVEQDVEYRDSGQFERDREYWLGKFADRPAAARLSDVAEEPPRSFLRCTGHIPAAVVERVKEAARSVRTHWSVVLIAATTAYLHRLTGEDDMAVGFAAAARKGAVARTNPGTMANVLPLRVRVGRGTTVRELLRSVSQEVRGALAHQRYRAEDLARALGLTSGMRHLMGPEINVMPVDVDLDFGPCAAKLHNVSNGLTDDLSVMAYEQADGAVRLDFNGNPDCYSDEELRIHQDRFLALLDTLVTDLDVAVGEVDVLGAAERGRLLEGWKGAAAELTSDTLPEVLAAQAARTPERVAVVCGESSLTYEELHTRANRLARHLVRRGVGPERVVGLVLPRTEDMVVAVLAVLKAGGAYLPIDPGYPAHRVAFMLADAEPALLLATSETAGCVEDSTVDVVVLDSGEVGRSLAEQPSSELGEEERRPPHGTHPAYVIYTSGSTGTPKGVVVPHVNAVNLLSWAVRTLGERDLGRVLVSTSLSFDVSVFELLAPLACGGCAEVVRDGLALVERLSTGPAPSAISGVPSVLAQVAAAVRTTEFSGVVVCAGEALPTRVVDALETAFPGGRVMNAYGPTEATVYATAGWCGAANADGGGAPVGRPVDNTHAYVLDDRLRLVPQGAVGELYLGGLGVARGYWRRAGLTAERFVADPFGTGGHAGGRLYRTGDLVRWGGPGCLEYVGRADDQLKIRGFRIEPGEVASVLTRLEGVAGAAVAPYDDESGDRLLVGYVVPEAAGALDTGELREAVRSRLPDHLVPAAFVPVDTLPLTANGKLDRRALPAPRFSGTASARPPRTRTEETLCELFGELLGVPDVGIGDSFFDLGGDSITTIQLVSRAQAAGITFTPQDVLTHRDVAGIAAVAAEHTGTEPGDDDGVGPLGPTPIVEWFRGAGQRFEGLCQAMLLTLPAAVDRAGLTAALDILRERHDALRLSWSADDTGPRVVPAGQQDIAEQVTCVEEVGGLSDEKSHTTAEEHFEAARQRLDPASGKVWQAVFLDAGPGRAGRLLLVIHHLAVDAVSWPILLADLATAWQAVAAGRTAELPPRGTYLRRWARILAAEARRPDRIAELDHWKNSLADAGPEHTQAAEAPQHGFGELTVELPVADTEPLLRRMAAAYHADTHEVLLAALGTAVEQWRQHRGRPGRPVVVEVEGHGRHHELAGVLDLSGAVGWFTTMYPVRLTPGPVDPGDVRQGGPELRRTVQHLKEEIRAVPGQGLGYGLLRYLNPDTAGELSHLPTPEIGFNYLGRLPVADDAEGAPWTPLADRAGHTLRVATRNGPGMPPIHLIDLNAAVLATPRGPRLVATWSWRSPHAGEAVTALAETWFDVLRGITASIDRPGAGGHTPSDFGLVPLTQEQVDRLEAKWRRP